A genome region from Gouania willdenowi chromosome 9, fGouWil2.1, whole genome shotgun sequence includes the following:
- the dph7 gene encoding diphthine methyltransferase: MAWKSRTRSLQLFDTELSADTVEWCPVQPDHHVLVCGTYQLLKAADGEDTAPGRTGRLYLFEFNRGVAGVPPLTELQRLDTAAVLDLKWCHVPLWEGPVLGMAAATGELQLYTLTDAQNDQRSLQPLSSLEVGPDRLLLSLDWSTGRMDSSDVRLVCSDSLGCVSVVSPAEGALTTLSQWNAHDFEAWISAFSYWDTQLVYSGGDDCKLKGWDLRVAPSSPTFTSKRHSMGVCSIHSSPHREHLLATGSYDEHVLLWDGRNMKRPLSDSHVGGGVWRLKWHPSHPGLLLAACMHNDFHILHCTHSQDVIGATCPVVASYILHNSLAYGADWSRLSLEEVALPSPPVQQTAALSESSGHLRIQYESPTGSFDTSLEDDAGRYVPEGVASPSPPPTAASGPAPCTDEASTSVSCLLASCSFYDHMMHVWRWDWTLGDGSS, from the exons GCAGACGGCGAGGACACTGCTCCCGGTCGTACCGGACGTTTGTACCTCTTTGAGTTTAATCGTGGCGTCGCTGGAGTTCCTCCACTCACTGAGCTGCAGCGACTGGACACGGCCGCCGTGTTGGATCTGAAATG GTGTCACGTCCCGCTGTGGGAGGGGCCTGTGCTGGGAATGGCGGCGGCTACAGGAGAGCTGCAGCTTTACACGCTCACAGACGCTCAG AACGATCAGCGCAGTCTGCAGCCCCTGAGCAGTTTGGAGGTGGGGCCTGATCGTCTGCTGCTGTCATTGGATTGGTCGACAGGCAGAATGGACAG CAGCGACGTGCGGCTGGTGTGCAGCGACTCTCTAGGCTGCGTTAGCGTCGTCTCTCCAGCAGAGGGAGCTCTGACCACGCTGTCCCAATGGAACGCTCACGACTTCGAGGCCTGGATCAGTGCCTTCTCCTACTGGGACACTCAGCTGGTTTACTCTG GTGGAGACGACTGTAAACTGAAGGGTTGGGATCTCAGAGTCGCTCCGTCCTCTCCAACATTCACCAgtaaaag ACACTCGATGGGCGTGTGCAGCATCCACAGCAGTCCTCACAGAGAACACCTTCTGGCTACgggcag TTACGACGAGCACGTGCTGCTGTGGGACGGCAGGAACATGAAGCGGCCGCTGAGCGACAGCCACGTAGGCGGAGGCGTGTGGAGGCTGAAGTGGCATCCGAGCCATCCTGGCCTCCTGCTGGCAGCGTGCATGCACAACGACTTCCACATCCTGCACTGCACGCACTCACAGG ATGTCATCGGAGCCACATGTCCCGTTGTCGCCTCCTACATCCTCCACAATTCTCTAGCGTACGGCGCTGATTGGTCGCGGCTGTCCCTGGAGGAGGTGGCGCTGCCCTCGCCGCCCGTCCAACAGACGGCggctctgtcagagagcagtgGACACCTGAGGATCCAGTACGAGTCGCCCACCGGTAGCTTTGACACCTCACTGGAGGACGACGCTGGGCGGTATGTTCCAGAGGGCGTGGCCTCACCATCACCTCCACCCACTGCTGCttcaggccccgccccctgcacAGATGAGGCCTCTACCTCTGTGTCCTGTCTGCTGGCGAGCTGCTCGTTCTACGATCACATGATGCATGTGTGGCGCTGGGATTGGACATTGGGCGATGGCTCATCCTGA